AAAGGCATGAACACCGCCGTGGGCGACGAAGGCGGCTATGCGCCAAACCTGGGTTCCAACGCCGAAGCGCTGGCGGTTATCGCTGAAGCGGTAAAAGCGGCGGGCTACGAGCTGGGCAAAGACGTCACTCTGGCGATGGACTGCGCGGCTTCCGAATTCTACAAAGACGGTAAATACGTGCTGGCCGGCGAAGGTAACAAAGCCTTCACTTCCGAAGAGTTCACTCACTTCCTGGAAGAGCTGACCAAACAGTACCCAATCGTGTCTATCGAAGACGGCCTGGATGAATCCGACTGGGCGGGCTTCGCTTACCAGACCAAAGTACTGGGCGACAAAATCCAGCTGGTTGGCGACGATCTGTTCGTGACCAACACCAAGATCCTGAAAGAAGGCATCGAGAAAGGCATCGCTAACTCCATCCTGATCAAGTTCAACCAGATCGGTTCTCTGACCGAAACCCTGGCAGCTATCAAGATGGCGAAAGACGCCGGTTACACCGCGGTGATCTCTCACCGTTCCGGTGAAACCGAAGACGCGACCATCGCTGACCTGGCGGTAGGGACTGCGGCTGGTCAGATCAAAACCGGTTCCATGAGCCGTTCTGACCGCGTTGCCAAGTACAACCAACTGATCCGTATCGAAGAAGCGCTGGGTGACCGTGCGCCGTTCAACGGCCTGAAAGAAGTTAAAGGCCAGTAAGTTCGACCGATTCGGTTGCTAAATAAAAACCCGCCGCGGCGGGTTTTTTTATGTTTTAAATTCGTGATGATTGTCAGTTTAATAATAAGTTTTTCATTGAAAGCGTGGTTTTGTTTAACCCGATAATTTCATTAAAGATAGTAAACGCGATTATTTTATATTCCCATTTTGTTTGCTTTATAACTATTCGTTACTAGACTGCCAATAAGGCAGTTTATTTTCGCCGTTCTGCCGTGGACCTTCATCATCACCATACCTTAATACTGCCGGCTTGCTGGCCGGTTGAGCGAGGGCTTGATGCGACAACGAATCATCATTGTCGGCGGTGGAACCGGCGGCACCATCCTGGCCAATTTATTGGCCGCAAAATTACACCGGGAAATTATTAATAATAAAGTCGAGTTATTAATGATATCGGATTCACCGCTGCATTATTACAAACCGGCGTTTATGTATGTGGCGTTCAATGCTTTTTTCAAGCAAGAGCTCACGCGCTCACAGCGGAGTTTATTGCGGCCCGAAATACAGTTTATTATTGATAAAGCGGAATCTTTCGATTTAAAACAGCGAAGTATAGCGACGCAAAGCGGTAAATTTTATTCCTATGATTTTCTGGTTTTCGCCACCGGCTGCGTACCCTGGCCAGAGCGCATCGAAGGATTGGCGCAGGCGGGCGATCATTTTTACCAGTATCAGGCCGCCAGGCGGTTAGCGCATAAATTGGCGACGATCGAGAAAGGCCGCATTTTCATCACCGTGTCCTTCCCTGAAACGCCCAACGTGCCCCACCAGTGCGGTATCGCCCCGATCGAAACCACCCTGATGCTGGATGACTACCTGCGGCGGCGCGGCGTGCGCAAGGCGGTAGAGATTGTGTACACCTATCCGACCATTTCTCAACTCTTGCGTAACTGCCTGTTTTTACAGCGCCCGACAGGCGAAGCGCTACCCGCCATTTTTGCCGCACGTGACATTCTCCACCAGCGTGGGTTTACCCTCAGCCGGGTAGACGCCCAACGTAACATCGCCTATTCCGCTGAGGGGGAAGAGCAGCCGTTCGACATTCTGATGGCAACGCCGCCGATTCGCGCAGTCGAGGCGGTGCGCAATACCGGGTTGAGCGAGAGTCAAAACGGTGAAGGCTGGCTGCCGACCGATCATCAAACGCTGCAGGTCTACGGCCAACAGGGCGTGTATGTCATAGGCGATACCGTGGATTTGCCGGTCAGCAAGGCCGGCGGCTCTTGCCATAATCAGGCGCCGGTCATTGCCGACAACATCGTGGCGGAAATGCGGCTGGGCCAAACCGTGAGCCATTATGACGGCAAGGTGCAGGCGGTCGCGCAAATGGGGCTGAATGCCGGCATGCCGCTGGTGTACGACTACCGTCACGACGTGCTGCCGACGCCCGCCACCAAGGTGGGCGGCATGCTGCGCAATGGGTTTAACCGCGGCCTTTACTGGGCCACGGTAAGGGGGATGCTATGACGGGAAGCACGGTGCATGCGGCTGACCTGCAATCATTGGCGGCGTTGCTCGAGAAACTGCAGCCGCTACTGGCGGGTGGCCGGTTGGATAACGTGGTCGATCTGTTGTCGCTGCTGTCGGACGTGGTGGATATTGCCGACAACGCGCTGGTGGAGAAACTGGCCGG
Above is a window of Serratia nematodiphila DZ0503SBS1 DNA encoding:
- the eno gene encoding phosphopyruvate hydratase yields the protein MSKIVKVIGREIIDSRGNPTVEAEVHLEGGFVGLAAAPSGASTGSREALELRDGDKSRFLGKGVLKAVAAVNGPIAQAVLGKDAKDQANIDKIMIELDGTENKSNFGANAILAVSLAAAKAAAASKGMPLYEHIAELNGTPGKFSMPLPMMNIINGGEHADNNVDIQEFMIQPVGAKTLKEAVRIGSEVFHHLAKVLKAKGMNTAVGDEGGYAPNLGSNAEALAVIAEAVKAAGYELGKDVTLAMDCAASEFYKDGKYVLAGEGNKAFTSEEFTHFLEELTKQYPIVSIEDGLDESDWAGFAYQTKVLGDKIQLVGDDLFVTNTKILKEGIEKGIANSILIKFNQIGSLTETLAAIKMAKDAGYTAVISHRSGETEDATIADLAVGTAAGQIKTGSMSRSDRVAKYNQLIRIEEALGDRAPFNGLKEVKGQ
- a CDS encoding NAD(P)/FAD-dependent oxidoreductase, which gives rise to MRQRIIIVGGGTGGTILANLLAAKLHREIINNKVELLMISDSPLHYYKPAFMYVAFNAFFKQELTRSQRSLLRPEIQFIIDKAESFDLKQRSIATQSGKFYSYDFLVFATGCVPWPERIEGLAQAGDHFYQYQAARRLAHKLATIEKGRIFITVSFPETPNVPHQCGIAPIETTLMLDDYLRRRGVRKAVEIVYTYPTISQLLRNCLFLQRPTGEALPAIFAARDILHQRGFTLSRVDAQRNIAYSAEGEEQPFDILMATPPIRAVEAVRNTGLSESQNGEGWLPTDHQTLQVYGQQGVYVIGDTVDLPVSKAGGSCHNQAPVIADNIVAEMRLGQTVSHYDGKVQAVAQMGLNAGMPLVYDYRHDVLPTPATKVGGMLRNGFNRGLYWATVRGML